From the genome of Natrinema marinum:
AATAGCGCTGGAACTCGCTGGGTGGAAAACCGATGCCCCCCTCGAGTCTGTCTCCGACGACGAGAAAGAGACGGTTTCGATGGCGCTGCGCCACAATCATCTCCCACGTTTGTCCGATCACGGGCTCGTTACCTTCGATCAGCGAAGCGGGGATGTCGCCGTCGGGACAGAGTTCGACAGTGTTCGCTCGACCGTCAAGCGTGCGCGAGAGGAGGAGACACCCGATTCGGTCACCAACGGCGCTGCTGAGTCGTTTCTGTCTCGGCATCCGGTACCGGAATCGACCGGCGAGGATCACTGAGACGGAGTAGGACGGACGATCGTCGATAGGCAGTAGCGGTGTAGTTCTAAATCCCGTCAGGACGGGCCGAGAGCCGATAGGCTTCTGGAGAGAACTATCGCCCGGAACACTAACGTCCAGCCTCATCCCGTGGCGGCGTGCCGCGTCGGCTGGCTAACCCTCGTGCCGGGCGGAGGAACGTCGCGTTCCCCGGTACTGCTGTCGCGTGCCCGGGTT
Proteins encoded in this window:
- a CDS encoding DUF7344 domain-containing protein yields the protein MDTEVDPSDLDVIYGLLSDSDRRYVLYYFLENERSTIDRIALELAGWKTDAPLESVSDDEKETVSMALRHNHLPRLSDHGLVTFDQRSGDVAVGTEFDSVRSTVKRAREEETPDSVTNGAAESFLSRHPVPESTGEDH